From Abiotrophia defectiva ATCC 49176:
GAAATCGAATTACGCGATGACGACGATGAGGATGAAGTAATCAACTTCAATGCCCTCGACCGCTATAAGGCTGATCAAATGGCCCACCATCATGCAGCAGAAGCCGAAGATGAAGGTGAAGAACCAAAGACTGAGATTAACCTTGACGAACAGGCAATCGCGGAAGACTTGATCGATTCAGCGGTTGAAGACGAACTCGATTCATTAGACTAAGTTTTAGGAGCCCCTAGCCTAGCAAGTCTAGGCTAGGCTGGCAATCCTAACAGAACAATACAAAAGAAAGAGGAGGTCAGCCCTTTGATCGATGTAAATAATTTTGAAGCGATGCAAATTGGCCTAGCGTCTCCAGAAAAAATTCGGAGTTGGTCCTATGGTGAGGTCAAAAAACCTGAAACTATCAACTACCGGACGCTAAAACCAGAAAAAGACGGCTTATTCTGCGAGCGCATCTTTGGTCCAACTAAGGACTGGGAATGTAGCTGTGGAAAGCTCAAACGAATTCGCTATAAGGGTCGGGTCTGCGACCGTTGTGGCGTCGAAGTAACGCGTGCCAAAGTCCGTCGCGAACGGATGGGGCATATTGAGTTGGCAGCGCCTGTCACTCACGTATGGTACTTCAAAGGAATCCCAAGCCGGATGGGCTTGGTCTTGGACATGAGCCCACGACTCTTGGAAGAAGTTATCTACTTCGCTTCATATGTTGTAATCGACAGCGGTGACACCCCATTAGAACGCAAGTCTCTCTTGACTGAGATGGAATACCGTGAGAAAAAACGCGAATACGGTGACCGTTTCTATGCCAAAATGGGGGCAGAAGCCATCAAGGAATTGTTGGATGCTGTTGATTTAGAAGCAGAATGTGCGGAATTAAAGGAAGTGCTCAAGACCGCTACAGGTCAAAAACGGATGCGAGCGATTCGTCGCTTGGACATCTTAGATGCCTTCCGTTTATCAGGCAACAAGCCATCATGGATGGTCTTGGATGTGCTGCCGGTTATTCCACCAGATATTCGTCCTATGGTCCAATTAGAAGGTGGCCGGTTTGCAACAAGTGACTTGAACGATCTCTATCGTCGAGTAATCAACCGTAACAACCGTCTCAAACGTCTCTTGGACTTGGGCGCACCAAACATTATCGTTCAAAACGAAAAACGTATGTTACAAGAAGCGGTCGATGCCTTAATCGATAACGGTCGTCGTGGCCGTGCCGTAACAGGTCCAGGTAACCGCGCGCTCAAGTCCCTCTCTCACATGTTGAAAGGGAAACAAGGTCGTTTCCGTCAAAACCTTTTAGGGAAACGGGTCGACTACTCTGGTCGTTCGGTAATTGTCGTGGGGCCAAACCTTAAGATGTACCAATGTGGGTTGCCAAAAGAAATGGCCATCGAACTCTTCAAGCCTTTCGTTATGAAAGAATTGGTGGAACGTGGTATTGCTGGCAACATTAAGAATGCTAAGCGCATGATCGAAACACAAGATACTGCCATCTGGCCAGTAATTGAAGAAGTTATCAAGGAACACCCAGTTCTTCTCAACCGGGCACCTACGCTCCACCGTTTGGGGATCCAAGCCTTCGAACCAACCTTGGTTGAAGGTCGGGCAATTCGCTTGCACCCACTGGTCTGTGAAGCCTACAACGCCGACTTTGACGGTGACCAAATGGCCGTTCACGTCCCATTGTCTGAAGAAGCTCAAGCTGAAGCGCGCTTGCTCATGTTAGCGGCACAAAACATCTTGAACCCTAAAGATGGTAAGCCTGTTGTTACGCCATCTCAGGACATGGTCTTGGGGAACTACTACCTGACCTTGGAAGAGGCAGGGCGTATTGGTGAAGGTTTGGTTGTAAGTGACGTCTCTGAGGCAGAGATTGCTTACCAAAACGGCTACGTTCACCTCCACACTCGGATTGCGATTCCTGCTAAGGCTTTAGTTGGTAAGCCATTCACTGATTGGCAAAAGGAACGTCTCATGGTAACGACCGTTGGGAAATTGCTCTTCAACGAAATCATGCCACCAGAGTTCCCTTACCTCAATGAGCCTTCACACGAGAACTTAACTGAGAAGACACCAGATAAGTACTTCTTAGAAGCTGGGGTAAATGTACCAGAAGCGATTGCGGCGATGGACTTAGTCCCACCATTTAAGAAGAAAGACTTAGGGCGCATTATCGCGCAAGTCTTCAAACGTTTCAAGATTACCGAAACTTCTGTTATGTTGGACCGCATGAAGAACTTGGGTTACAAGTTCTCAACTCGTGCCGGGATTACTGTAGGGGCGGCCGACGTATTACGTCTGGAATCTAAGGGTGAAATCTTAGAGAAAGCCCACAGCCGTGTTGACAACATTACCAAGCAATACCGTCGTGGTTTGATTACAGACGACGAGCGTTACGAATCCGTTATTCGGACATGGGAACAAGCTAAGGATCAAATTCAAGAAGAATTGCGTAAGTCCTTGCCACGCTTGAACCCGATCGCGATGATGTCTGACTCCGGGGCCCGTGGTAACATCTCTAACTTTACCCAGTTAGCTGGGATGCGGGGGAACATGGCGGCGCCATCTGGTCGAATCATTGAATTGCCTATCACCTCTAACTTCCGTGAAGGTTTGTCTGTCTTGGAAATGTTTATCTCGACCCACGGGGCGCGTAAAGGGATGACCGATACGGCCTTGAAGACCGCCGACTCTGGTTACTTAACTCGTCGTTTGGTTGACGTGGCGCAAGATGTCATCATCCGTGAAGACGACTGTGGTACCGACCGTGGTATGACGGTTCGTGCCATTATGGATGGTAATTCCGTCATTGAATCTCTGGAAGAACGTTTGATTGGGCGTTACGCACGTAAAACGGTTCGTCACCCAGAAACAGGCCAAGTATTAGTAGAAGCTAACCACATTATTACGGAAGACATGGCAGATGCCATCGTGGCAGCAGGGATTGAAGAAGTAACCATTCGTTCAGTCTTCACCTGTGATACCAACCACGGGGTATGTAAGAAGTGTTATGGTCGCAACTTAGCGACTGGTTCTGAAGTGGAAGTCGGCGAAGCAGTGGGTACCATTGCCGCTCAATCCATCGGGGAACCTGGTACCCAGCTGACCATGCGTACCTTCCACACCGGTGGGGTTGCGGGTGGTGGCGATATCACCCAAGGTTTGCCACGTATTCAAGAAATCTTCGAAGCTCGTCATCCAAAAGGGCAAGCAACGATTACTGAAGTGGCCGGGATTATTGAATCAATTGTTGAGAAAGAATCCGACCGTAGCCGTGACATCACAGTTAAGGGCGTGACGGATACCCGTACTTACAATGTGCCTTACACTTCCCGTCTCAAGGTTGCGGAAGGCGACAGCGTAGAACGTGGTCAAGCCTTAACTGAAGGTTCAATCGATCCTAAGGAATTACTCCGCGTAACCGATGTCTTGACCGTAGAAAACTACTTGCTCCGCGAGGTTCAAGCAGTATACCGTGGTCAAGGGGTAGAAATCGGCGACAAACACGTCGAAGTAATGGTTCGTCAAATGTTGCGTAAGGTTCGCGTTATGGACCCTGCTTCAACTGACATCTTGCCAGGTGCCTTACTGGATATCTCAGACTTCGCCAAGGCTAACACTAACGCTATTCAAGCCGGTGAAGTGCCAGCGACAGCTCGTCCAGTCCTCATGGGGATTACCAAGGCTGCCTTGGAAACTAAGTCCTTCATCTCTGCTGCATCCTTCCAAGAGACAACTCGTGTCTTGACTGATGCTGCTATCCGCGGTAAGAAAGACGCTCTCCTTGGTCTTAAGGAGAACGTTACAATTGGTAAGT
This genomic window contains:
- the rpoC gene encoding DNA-directed RNA polymerase subunit beta' gives rise to the protein MIDVNNFEAMQIGLASPEKIRSWSYGEVKKPETINYRTLKPEKDGLFCERIFGPTKDWECSCGKLKRIRYKGRVCDRCGVEVTRAKVRRERMGHIELAAPVTHVWYFKGIPSRMGLVLDMSPRLLEEVIYFASYVVIDSGDTPLERKSLLTEMEYREKKREYGDRFYAKMGAEAIKELLDAVDLEAECAELKEVLKTATGQKRMRAIRRLDILDAFRLSGNKPSWMVLDVLPVIPPDIRPMVQLEGGRFATSDLNDLYRRVINRNNRLKRLLDLGAPNIIVQNEKRMLQEAVDALIDNGRRGRAVTGPGNRALKSLSHMLKGKQGRFRQNLLGKRVDYSGRSVIVVGPNLKMYQCGLPKEMAIELFKPFVMKELVERGIAGNIKNAKRMIETQDTAIWPVIEEVIKEHPVLLNRAPTLHRLGIQAFEPTLVEGRAIRLHPLVCEAYNADFDGDQMAVHVPLSEEAQAEARLLMLAAQNILNPKDGKPVVTPSQDMVLGNYYLTLEEAGRIGEGLVVSDVSEAEIAYQNGYVHLHTRIAIPAKALVGKPFTDWQKERLMVTTVGKLLFNEIMPPEFPYLNEPSHENLTEKTPDKYFLEAGVNVPEAIAAMDLVPPFKKKDLGRIIAQVFKRFKITETSVMLDRMKNLGYKFSTRAGITVGAADVLRLESKGEILEKAHSRVDNITKQYRRGLITDDERYESVIRTWEQAKDQIQEELRKSLPRLNPIAMMSDSGARGNISNFTQLAGMRGNMAAPSGRIIELPITSNFREGLSVLEMFISTHGARKGMTDTALKTADSGYLTRRLVDVAQDVIIREDDCGTDRGMTVRAIMDGNSVIESLEERLIGRYARKTVRHPETGQVLVEANHIITEDMADAIVAAGIEEVTIRSVFTCDTNHGVCKKCYGRNLATGSEVEVGEAVGTIAAQSIGEPGTQLTMRTFHTGGVAGGGDITQGLPRIQEIFEARHPKGQATITEVAGIIESIVEKESDRSRDITVKGVTDTRTYNVPYTSRLKVAEGDSVERGQALTEGSIDPKELLRVTDVLTVENYLLREVQAVYRGQGVEIGDKHVEVMVRQMLRKVRVMDPASTDILPGALLDISDFAKANTNAIQAGEVPATARPVLMGITKAALETKSFISAASFQETTRVLTDAAIRGKKDALLGLKENVTIGKLIPAGTGMTRYRKLETNIQPPVVEAEDEDIELENQAPAKA